The nucleotide sequence TATGGCACAAAATCAGTTCTGCTTCAACGTAATCAGTTAGCTGAACAGTAAACAGCTGTCATTAGAACAGTGGGAGAACTTTATTAAGCCATCATACAGGCTAAGGAACATGCCAGGGAACATGTGTCACTCTAAGGACTTGAGATTAGCCCTTAGGGTTTTGTGACGAAAGTCTAACGTCAAGGTATCCAAGGCACTTGACTTGTAGGTACTAATTTGGTCAAGTCATCCCCAGAGACAACCCCCAATACGCATTTCCACGTTGATCAAATCTTGTCAAATGGTACCGCGTAGATTTCTTTCATGGTGCCGTCGAAAGGCCTGTCTCCCAAAACTCCTGAGAGAAAAAAGGCGCAAAGTGTGGCGGACCCGTGCCTGTTTTGTTCCAAATAAGGAAGACGGAGCAATGGAGTCGATATGATTAACCTACCCCAGGTTTGCGGGATTGGTTGGTTCATCGGCAGCCAAAAAAGCTTTTGATTCGGGCCCTGGGGAAAAGCCACTAAACCCTTTTTAACACGGAGACCCACGCCCACTATGGAACTTAGTGATCAGTTTGGTATAAAATACCGAGGCGAATTGTTTCACTGTTAAAATCATCCTGATACCCTAGCCAGTCACTGCTATACTCGCTTGACTGACAATCATCAattacttttttttttttttggggggttTCTGTTTGCGGCTGAACCATTTTATTCTCAAGAATGCCTGTCATGCCGGACACCAGTCAAACAATATCAGATATAACGACCGAGGGAAAGTATAGCTTAAACGACACTGTTCACGATGAGAATAACAAGGTCAGAACCGAGGTCGTTGAGGGGTCTGCGGCCCTAGATGCAGCAAAACGTTCTGATCCTCCCAATCCGTGGAGCCCTCGAATGCTACGGCTGTATGGCTGCCTGACAGTCGCCTATCTCTGTTCTACCATCAACGGTCAGAAACTAGGATTCAATATACATTCACCGCTGACATGACCAGGCTTTGACGGTTCTCTTATGGGCGCCCTGTTGCCCCTTTCCACAATTTCAGGAGACGTTCGGTTCGGGTTTAGTCGGTGCGCGAGCATCCCTGATTCAGGGCATGTATACGATTGGTGGTGTCAGCGCACTCCCTTTTGTTGGAGTGTGTCTAGACAATTGGGGTCGGCGGTTTGGGATGTTCATCGGTTGCTTGTTTGTTGTCCTCGGCGCTATCGTCCGTGGTACGGCCAATCAGCTCGATCAATTTCTTGCTAGCCGCTTTTTACTAGGTATGAATTGAATCCTCTAACTATCAGAAGCTAAACAGCGCCAACGCAATATCCTAGGCTGGGGATACTCTATGGCAGCCTCCGCTGGGCCAGCGTACGTCGTCGAGATCAGCCATCCGGCGTACCGTGATATCTTGGCTGGCCTTTACAATTGCCAATACTTTATTGGATCAATTACAGCGTCTGGTGCCTGTCGAGGTTGCTTGAACATTCCAAGCTCTCTCGCTTGGCGCATCCCGGTATGGTGTCAAATGATCGCCTCAGGTGCCGTCGTGCTTTCTGTTTGGTTCCTTCCAGAGTCACCCCGTTGGCTCTATAGCCACGGTCACTGCAATGAGGCTTGGGAGGTTATTACGAAGTATCACGGAGAAGGTTGTGTGGACAACGCCTTTGTTCAGTTGCAGATCCAAGAATATGAGGGAGCTATAAGCCTAGAAGGTTCCGATAAGCGCTTCTGGGACTTTAGAGCGCTTTTCAATACTCACAATGCGAGGTGGCGGATTATGTGCATGTTCATCGCAGCTGTTTTTAGCCAGTGGACTCAAGGTGGTGTTGCAAGCTACTACATCGGAGGTTTTTTGGCAACCGCTGGTGTCAACGACCCGGCACGTGTGCTAAATTGAACTTGGGAAACATGATTCTCTCAGCTGCAGCTTCTTACTTGGGTGGTCTCTTTGTTCCTAAGTTGCGCCGGAGACCTATGATGATCGGAGCTTCTTTGGCGTGCAGTGTAAGTTCCCACAATGATGGTTCTCAGTGCGAGCGCGGTAGACATTTTGCTTATCTGACAGCTCTGCTTCGTGGGCTTCTCTGCGACAACCGGTGTCTACAGCAACTCACGAGACTCTATTTCAGCAACAGCCTCAGTCGTTcttatcttcatcatcgacTTCTGTTTCAGTTTTGGCTGGACTCCTCTGCAAGCAATGTACCCGGTTGAATGCCTGTCGTACGAAATCCGCGCCAAGGGCATGGCGTTCTCATCAGTTCTGTCCAACATCGCATTGCTCGTTGACCAATTCGGAATAGGCAATGCAATTGATAAAATTGGCTGGCGCACTTACATTATCTTAGCTGGGTGGAACATCGCTCAGGCAGTCTTCATCTACTTCTTTGCCGTGGAGACGAACAAGCGGACGTTGGAGGAGCTCACAGAAATCTTCAATGCCCTTAACCCAAGGAAAAGAAGTACTCAAAAGGAACAGATCCTGGTCACTGGCACCACTGAACCcgagatgagatgaaggaCAATACAGGCGCCTCAATTGATGGCTATCAAGTTTTGTAAAAAAGGGACACAGAGTGGCCAGGAGAAAAACACGATTTGGCTTTGCTGTATGTTCAGTTTTCAACAAGCTATTCATTTAATCACAAATAAGAGATAACAAAATGAAGCTGTAAAGAAGAAATAACTGTGCAGCTGAAGAATGATGTCCTGGATTGTAGGTTCGCAGTTAGCAATGCCAATGGGGCCAATTAGGGTATGGGCTTGCAGAATGTCGATAGTATTTCGAAGAGAGATAGCCATGGATGTCTACGATTTGAGGCGTGCTTTCCTAGTAATAGATCAGCCCAAACACGCCAAGTAAAATCCTAGTAGTTGTTCTTGATCAGGAACTCCGAATTACATGTTGAAAGAGTCACCAAAAGCGGTACCAAAATGCAACCAAACTTGAAAAATTTTCAGAGAGTATGGTTAATTTCCATTTTCAGCGCTTCAATGACTATTACAGATGTAACAAACGGTTATTTGTTCGTCTAAATCAGCATCTTATCCATCTAATTTGGGAAACTCGTAGTGTGAGCTAGAGCTTTAAAGGTACTCTACCAAAATCTACAAGGATTAAAGGCAGGAGGCTCGATGGCGGATGAATGAATGACCGGACAAAATTGGTTAAGAGTATTCTAGAAAGCTATTTCTGTTTTGCCGATAGTTCTTAAGTATCCACAAGAAACCCACCACCCCAAGGCTTATTTTCATCCCTTCACATGTCCAGATAGTGATACTTCAAAGCAGGGCTACTTGGAGACAGCCCCGTCATCCGCACAACGTGTTCATCACCAGGGACCAAGTCAATAGCATTATCACTGAGCGTGACCCCATCTCGTTCCTCAAACACCAATCCCTTAGTGGGACGCTTGGCGCTAATGTGGATTGTGTTCGATCCCCCATGGCAAGGCTGGCTCACCACCACGCCGCGATCAGCAAACGGCAGATATTTATAGGGCTGGGGCCAATCCACATCCCGAGATACAACGAGGCCATCGATAAAGATACTTGCGGTAGCACATGTGGCTCCTCGAAGGCATTGTTGATCGTCCCTTCCAGCACATCTGTTGTCCCATTTGCAGCCACCTGGACCTCCTTCTCAATCTTAGGCCTTACGTCCCGGCCGGTCTCGATGGAAATAAAACGCAATGTGACTGTAGCATTGAGCGTCTGTGTTCGACTACTCACCACTTACAGCTGGAAACGACTCGACTTCGCTGGTCGGGCATGAGCCACACTCCAGTCGTGGTGCTCTCGCTGCACACCGATGGCCACCGGTGCCAGAACCCGCGATAGAACATAATAGGCTGCTTTCTTTCGCAAGAAATAATCGACAATGGCCCATGACGTGCCGGACCAACAGTCATTGATCTGCCAGACCAGGGCTCCGCCACAGTGCCTCTTTTGGCCCCATTGGCGCCGCCAACCGCGGTAGGCATACATCAATGCGCCTGCCTGGACCAGTTGCGTGAGGTGGATATATTTCTAATTCATCAGAATAAATTTTACCTTTCGGGAAGCGGCCTTTCTTACCTCCAAGTTGGTTGTAGTACGGAAGTTTTCCACCAGATACGTAGCAATGCGTCGCTCATGGCCATCGGCCTTGTTATGGAAGTCAAGTGTGTGAGACTGAGGATGCATCTGTGAACTTTGGGTGACAAAGGCATCGACGGTCTGGATGCTTGGGAATGCTTCCATCCCAAACTCGCTATTGAACCGGCCGCCTAGGGTTTCGAATATTTGGTATTTCTCCTGGGTACCATGCCAGACTGATGGTACATGTCAACCATAACTCATCAATATGTCGTTACTACCGTTACTGGCAACTCACCGTTCCACTGATGCATGTCGCCAACCGTAGGATCAGAAGTCAACTTGCCATCTCCCCAAGGGCTCCCAGGGTGATATGGTACGTCTGGGCATTCTTTTTCCGTCACATCAGGGAGAAGTTTCTCGTAGATGTAGCGGG is from Aspergillus chevalieri M1 DNA, chromosome 8, nearly complete sequence and encodes:
- a CDS encoding uncharacterized protein (COG:G;~EggNog:ENOG410PISH;~InterPro:IPR020846,IPR005828,IPR036259;~TransMembrane:4 (i23-45o51-72i93-111o123-142i);~go_component: GO:0016021 - integral component of membrane [Evidence IEA];~go_function: GO:0022857 - transmembrane transporter activity [Evidence IEA];~go_process: GO:0055085 - transmembrane transport [Evidence IEA]), encoding MILSAAASYLGGLFVPKLRRRPMMIGASLACSLCFVGFSATTGVYSNSRDSISATASVVLIFIIDFCFSFGWTPLQAMYPVECLSYEIRAKGMAFSSVLSNIALLVDQFGIGNAIDKIGWRTYIILAGWNIAQAVFIYFFAVETNKRTLEELTEIFNALNPRKRSTQKEQILVTGTTEPEMR
- a CDS encoding glycoside hydrolase family 2 protein (CAZy:GH2;~COG:G;~EggNog:ENOG410PGNW;~InterPro:IPR013783,IPR006102,IPR017853,IPR036156;~PFAM:PF00703;~go_function: GO:0004553 - hydrolase activity, hydrolyzing O-glycosyl compounds [Evidence IEA];~go_process: GO:0005975 - carbohydrate metabolic process [Evidence IEA]); this translates as MTAGLWRPVRLETYHGRLEDIRVNYRVADNLKSVQGTISVQIEGSVGDIVIASVELAGNSVFTGTGTVKDGLATMSFSVSDVSLWYPHGYGPQTLYNVSATLKCATQDLDHRSQTTGFRQVQLVQKQDEIGRSFYFRVNGMDVFCGGANWIPADSFLPNISEDRYRRWLRLMVEGNQIMVQVWGGGIYQDDSFYNICDELGLLVWQDFMFGCGNYPTFPAFLDSVQREAMQNVRRLRHHPCLALWAGNNEDNQVQEQQNLEYNPSDKDPQNWLQSDFSARYIYEKLLPDVTEKECPDVPYHPGSPWGDGKLTSDPTVGDMHQWNVWHGTQEKYQIFETLGGRFNSEFGMEAFPSIQTVDAFVTQSSQMHPQSHTLDFHNKADGHERRIATYLVENFRTTTNLEKYIHLTQLVQAGALMYAYRGWRRQWGQKRHCGGALVWQINDCWSGTSWAIVDYFLRKKAAYYVLSRVLAPVAIGVQREHHDWSVAHARPAKSSRFQLCAGRDDQQCLRGATCATASIFIDGLVVSRDVDWPQPYKYLPFADRGVVVSQPCHGGSNTIHISAKRPTKGLVFEERDGVTLSDNAIDLVPGDEHVVRMTGLSPSSPALKYHYLDM